The following are encoded together in the Primulina tabacum isolate GXHZ01 chromosome 18, ASM2559414v2, whole genome shotgun sequence genome:
- the LOC142532827 gene encoding uncharacterized protein LOC142532827: MSTFKSHFSTTLAILHVFTYPFNMKWRILCTILLILLPTLISSQTCHKTCGTIPIKYPFGTGTGCGNPRFLPYVTCTEQRLTFTTHTGCYTVTSIDYTNQIIYISDTAMSTCSCILPSKGFGLDWDAPFSFHDKTVVALLECSTDLKETGSSTSLCDPQGSSICSLLYSCGAISRVSLPGSTCCVYTPVNLGPSFEMDLPKLQCSSYSALYGFNGEEYDPEVWNYGLALKYKFSFDNDYPVLCTSCEKSNGVCGYNDDESKSFACNCPGGLNTSTDCFYVGSWSHGSRFLPRKITGLLSMFLSAWFFSILNFM; this comes from the exons ATGTCAACCTTTAAATCTCACTTCTCCACTACTCTTGCTATATTGCATGTGTTTACTTATCCCTTCAACATGAAGTGGAGGATACTTTGCACCATTCTTCTCATACTTCTCCCCACCTTAATCTCCTCACAAACATGTCACAAAACCTGCGGCACGATCCCAATCAAATACCCATTCGGCACGGGCACCGGCTGTGGCAATCCACGCTTCCTCCCATATGTAACCTGCACCGAACAGCGCCTCACGTTCACCACCCACACAGGCTGCTACACGGTCACTTCTATCGACTACACCAACCAAATCATCTACATTTCTGATACCGCCATGTCCACTTGCTCCTGTATCCTGCCAAGCAAAGGCTTCGGCCTCGACTGGGACGCCCCCTTCTCCTTCCACGACAAAACAGTCGTCGCTTTGCTCGAATGCTCCACCGATCTGAAAGAAACCGGGTCGTCTACTTCATTATGTGACCCTCAGGGCTCATCTATTTGCAGCCTACTGTATTCTTGTGGAGCGATCAGTAGGGTTAGTTTGCCTGGGTCCACTTGCTGCGTGTACACGCCGGTAAATCTTGGCCCTTCATTTGAAATGGACTTACCGAAGCTGCAGTGTTCATCCTATTCGGCTTTGTATGGATTCAACGGGGAAGAATACGATCCCGAGGTATGGAACTACGGTTTGGCGCTGAAGTATAAGTTCAGTTTCGATAACGATTATCCTGTGTTGTGCACGAGCTGCGAAAAGAGTAATGGAGTTTGTGGATACAACGACGACGAATCCAAGTCGTTCGCCTGCAATTGTCCCGGTGGATTGAATACATCGACAGATTGTTTTTACGTGGGATCTTGGAGCCATGGGTCAAGATTTCTCCCCCGGAAAATTACAG GGCTTCTATCGATGTTTTTATCGGCTTGGTTCTTCTCAATACTGAACTTCATGTGA
- the LOC142533912 gene encoding transcription factor BHLH094-like, which produces MSPTYTRLYIHIVYLSTLTRAFHSSRLGPGDGSPQGAMVNDGAGGGYNLSEIWPGFHANASSYALAMDPTEMDQRLNHGPANHTNSKKRRDKDECGKGGASTSNSDGDNLNEGDGKRLKAEGVSNGNEENKAQREGVGNSGKVTDKSAVKAVEPPKQDYIHVRARRGQATDSHSLAERARREKISERMKILQDLVPGCNKVIGKALVLDEIINYIQSLQRQVEFLSMKLEAVNNSRLGIDGSYPSKDFSQQTFETPGMAFGSHGTREYGRDSSPEWLHMQIGGGFERPS; this is translated from the exons ATGTCCCCTACCTACACCCGACTATACATACACATCGTATATCTATCTACACTAACACGAGCATTCCATTCGTCGCGACTCGGGCCTGGAGATGGATCCCCGCAGGGTGCAATGGTGAATGACGGGGCAGGAGGTGGTTACAATTTATCGGAGATCTGGCCGGGTTTTCACGCCAATGCGTCGTCGTATGCTCTGGCCATGGATCCGACGGAGATGGACCAGAGATTGAATCATGGCCCAGCCAATCATACTAATTCAAAGAAACGCCGCGATAAAGATGAATGCGGCAAAGGAGGAGCTTCCACCAGTAACAGCGATGGAGACAATTTG AATGAAGGAGATGGTAAGAGGTTGAAGGCAGAGGGCGTTTCAAATGGAAATGAAGAAAATAAAGCTCAAAGGGAAGGTGTTGGGAATTCAGGCAAGGTAACGGATAAAAGTGCAGTGAAAGCAGTTGAACCACCAAAGCAAGATTATATTCACGTTCGAGCAAGAAGAGGTCAAGCCACTGACAGTCACAGTTTAGCTGAAAGG GCTAGAAGAGAAAAAATAAGCGAGAGAATGAAAATCCTTCAAGATTTAGTGCCTGGTTGTAATAAA GTAATTGGCAAAGCACTGGTGCTCGACGAGATAATTAATTATATCCAATCATTACAACGTCAGGTCGag TTTCTGTCGATGAAGCTTGAAGCGGTTAATAATTCAAGACTAGGCATCGATGGATCTTATCCATCAAAAGAT TTTTCTCAGCAAACTTTTGAGACGCCGGGCATGGCATTCGGGTCTCATGGTACAAGGGAATACGGAAGGGATTCATCACCAGAATGGCTACACATGCAGATTGGTGGCGGCTTCGAACGACCATCGTGA
- the LOC142532548 gene encoding phospholipid-transporting ATPase 3-like isoform X1, which yields MAGWRGSRLGGGGGDGSPTANGVSSSRTVRLGKVQPQAPGHRMVFCNDRDANILAQFKGNSVSTTKYDVFTFLPKGLFEQFRRVANLYFLMISILSCTPVSPVSPITNVLPLTLVLLVSLIKEAWEDWKRFQNDMAINNSSIEVLQDQKWISIPWKKLQVGDIVKVKQDGYFPADLLFLASTNPDGVCYIETANLDGETNLKIRKASEKTWDYVTPEKVAEFKGEVQCEQPNNSLYTFTGNLILDKQTLPLSPNQLLLRGCNLRNTEYIVGTVIFTGHETKVMMNSMKIPSKRSTLEKKLDKLILTLFSVLFCMCLLGAIGSGVFIDQKYYYLRFDSSEKQFDPGNKFVVAVLTFFTLITLYSPIIPISLYVSVEMIKFIQSTQFINNDLHMYHAESNTPALARTSNLNEELGQVEYIFSDKTGTLTRNLMEFFKCSIAGEVYGSGVSEIELGTAQRTGVKVEVERPSNSAREKGFNFDDTRLMRGAWKNEPNPEYCKEFFRCLAICHTVLPEGDESPEKIRYQAASPDEAALVTAAKNFGFFFFKRSPTTIYVRESHIDKMGKVQDVPYEILNVLEFNSTRKRQSVICRFSDGRLVLYCKGADTVIYERLAIGDNDLKRTTREHLEQFGAAGLRTLCLAYRDLNSGVYESWNEKYIQAKSALRDREKKLDEVAEQIEKELVLIGCTAIEDKLQEGVPACIETLSRAGIKIWVLTGDKLETAINIAYACKLMNNSMRQFIISSETDAIREIEDMGDQVELARVIKETVKNDLRKYHEEAQQYLHSAPGSKLALVIDGKCLMYALDPSLRVMLLNLSLNCSAVVCCRVSPLQKAQVTSLVKKGAKKITLSIGDGANDVSMIQAAHVGVGISGQEGMQAVMASDFAIAQFRFLTELLLVHGRWSYLRICKVVTYFFYKNLMFTFTQFWFTFRTGFSGQRFYDDWFQSLYNVIFTALPVIILGLFDKDVNCSLSKKYPELYKEGIRNTFFKWRVVATWAFFAIYQSLVFYYFVVASSNRAMNSAGKMFGLWDVSTMAFTCVVVTVNLRLLMMCNTITKWHHISVGGSILAWFIFVFIYSGVVLPKAQENIYFVIYVLMSTIYFYLTLILVPMSALFCDFVYMGAQRWFFPYDYQIVQEIHRNESDGSRIGLLEIGNDNLTQDEARSYALMQLPGQKSKHTGFAFDSPGYESFFASQAGVFVPQKAWDVARRASMKSRPKVTRNN from the exons ATGGCTGGATGGAGGGGATCTAGATTGGGCGGCGGCGGGGGGGATGGGTCTCCGACGGCGAACGGTGTCTCGTCGTCTCGTACGGTTCGACTTGGTAAGGTTCAGCCGCAGGCACCAGGCCATAGAATGGTTTTCTGCAACGATCGTGATGCAAATATCCTCGCTCAATTCAAG GGAAATTCTGTGTCAACTACGAAGTATGATGTCTTTACATTTTTACCAAAGGGACTTTTTGAGCAG TTCAGACGGGTGGCTAATCTCTACTTTCTCATGATTTCAATATTGTCATGCACTCCAGTCAG TCCTGTGAGTCCTATAACAAATGTGCTTCCACTCACCCTGGTGCTTCTTGTATCTCTCATCAAAGAAGCATGGGAGGACTGG AAACGTTTCCAAAATGATATGGCAATCAATAATTCCAGCATAGAAGTGTTGCAAGATCAGAAATGGATATCCATCCCTTGGAAGAAGCTGCAGGTTGGAGACATAGTCAAG GTGAAACAAGATGGATACTTCCCAGCTGATCTATTGTTCCTTGCTAGCACAAACCCTGATGGTGTCTGCTACATTGAG ACTGCAAATCTCGATGGGGAAACTAACTTGAAGATAAGGAAAGCATCAGAAAAGACTTGGGACTATGTGACACCGGAGAAAGTGGCTGAATTTAAAG GTGAGGTACAATGTGAGCAACCAAACAATTCGTTGTACACCTTTACTGGCAACTTGATCCTTGACAAACAAACCTTGCCGCTCAGTCCAAATCAACTTCTGTTACGG GGCTGTAACTTGAGGAACACTGAGTACATTGTTGGTACAGTTATTTTCACAGGGCACGAGACTAAG GTTATGATGAACTCCATGAAAATTCCTTCCAAACGAAGCACACTAGAGAAGAAACTTGACAAGCTTATACTTACTCTGTTTAGTGTTCTCTTCTGCATGTGTCTTTTGGGTGCTATAGGCAG TGGTGTGTTCATAGATCAGAAGTACTACTATTTGCGGTTTGACAGCTCAGAAAAACAGTTTGATCCTGGCAATAAATTTGTG GTTGCTGTCTTGACTTTTTTTACCCTCATAACTCTCTATTCACCAATCATTCCCATCTCTCTATATGTTTCTGTGGAG ATGATTAAATTTATTCAGTCCACTCAATTTATTAACAATGACTTACACATGTACCACGCTGAAAGCAATACCCCTGCTTTGGCACGGACATCCAATTTGAATGAAGAACTTGGGCAG GTGGAGTATATATTCTCTGACAAAACCGGAACCCTGACAAGAAACTTAATGGAGTTTTTTAAATGTTCAATTGCTGGAGAGGTATATGGTTCTGGTGTCAGCGAAATTGAGTTGGGAACAGCTCAAAGGACTGGAGTAAAAGTTGAG GTTGAGAGACCTTCAAATTCAGCACGCGAAAAGGGATTCAACTTTGATGATACCCGACTTATGCGTGGTGCTTGGAAGAATGAACCTAATCCAGAGTATTGCAAA GAATTTTTCAGGTGCCTTGCAATATGTCATACTGTGCTTCCTGAAGGTGATGAATCTCCTGAAAAGATTCGATATCAGGCCGCATCTCCTGATGAGGCTGCTTTGGTTACGGCAGCGAAGAACTTTGGCTTCTTTTTCttcaa GCGTTCTCCAACAACAATTTATGTTCGTGAGTCACATATTGATAAGATGGGAAAGGTTCAGGATGTTCCATATGAAATTTTGAATGTCCTTGAGTTCAACAG TACAAGGAAGCGCCAGTCTGTCATATGCCGCTTTTCAGATGGTAGACTTGTACTCTACTGCAAG GGTGCAGATACTGTAATATATGAAAGATTGGCCATTGGTGACAATGATTTGAAGAGAACAACCAGAGAGCACTTGGAGCAATTTGGAGCTGCTGGATTGCGTACACTCTGCCTGGCTTATAGAGATTTGAATTCTGGCGTGTATGAAAGTTGGAATGAGAAATACATTCAGGCAAAATCAGCTCTCCGAGATAGAGAGAAGAAATTGGACGAG GTTGCTGAACAAATAGAGAAGGAGCTTGTTTTGATTGGATGTACAGCAATTGAAGACAAGCTTCAAGAGGGAGTACCAGCTTGCATAGAGACGCTCTCACGAGCTGGAATTAAAATATGGGTGCTAACAGGAGACAAGTTGGAAACAGCAATAAATATTGCTTACG CATGCAAGTTAATGAATAATAGCATGAGGCAATTTATAATCAGTTCAGAAACTGATGCTATCAGAGAGATTGAGGACATG GGTGATCAAGTTGAACTTGCTCGTGTTATTAAAGAGACAGTGAAAAATGACCTAAGAAAATATCATGAAGAAGCTCAACAGTATCTTCATTCTGCACCTGGATCAAAATTGGCACTTGTGATTGATGGAAAGTGTTTGATGTATGCACTGGACCCTAGTTTACGAGTAATGCTCCTTAATTTGAGCTTAAATTGCAGTGCTGTAGTTTGCTGCCGAGTTTCTCCACTCCAGAAGGCACAG GTGACAAGTTTAGTTAAGAAGGGTGCAAAGAAGATTACCCTTAGTATTGGTGATGGTGCTAACGATGTTAGCATGATTCAAGCAGCTCATGTTGGTGTTGGAATAAGTGGGCAGGAGGGGATGCAAGCCGTGATGGCAAGTGATTTTGCCATTGCACAGTTTCGCTTCCTCACCGAATTACTCCTTGTGCATGGGCGGTGGTCATATCTCAGAATATGCAAG GTTGTGACTTACTTCTTCTACAAGAACCTGATGTTTACTTTCACTCAATTTTGGTTCACTTTCCGGACTGGATTTTCTGGCCAGAGGTTTTATGATGATTGGTTTCAATCTTTGTACAATGTAATATTCACTGCCCTACCTGTGATCATTCTTGGACTTTTCGATAAG GATGTTAATTGTTCTCTATCCAAGAAATATCCTGAGTTATACAAGGAAGGAATAAGGAATACTTTCTTCAAATGGAGGGTTGTGGCAACATGGGCCTTTTTCGCAATCTATCAATCATTAGTTTTCTATTACTTTGTCGTTGCTTCAAGTAATCGTGCTATGAATTCAGCTGGCAAGATGTTTGGCTTGTGGGACGTCAGCACAATGGCATTTACTTGTGTTGTCGTGACTGTCAACTTGCGCCTCCTCATGATGTGTAACACAATTACTAAATGGCACCACATCAGTGTTGGAGGAAGCATATTAGCGTGGTTCATTTTTGTCTTCATTTACTCGGGCGTTGTCTTACCTAAAGCACAA GAGAATATCTATTTCGTGATTTATGTCCTAATGAGTACCATTTATTTCTACCTCACTCTGATTCTCGTCCCTATGTCCGCACTATTTTGCGACTTCGTATACATGGG GGCTCAAAGATGGTTCTTTCCCTACGATTATCAAATCGTCCAAGAAATTCACAGGAATGAATCTGATGGTAGCAGGATAGGATTACTCGAGATAGGAAACGACAATCTTACTCAAGATGAGGCGCGTAGCTATGCTCTGATGCAGCTCCCGGGTCAGAAGTCGAAGCACACTGGCTTTGCTTTCGATTCGCCAGGTTATGAGTCTTTTTTCGCATCACAGGCAGGAGTTTTTGTGCCACAGAAGGCATGGGATGTGGCTCGGAGAGCCAGCATGAAGTCGCGACCTAAGGTAACGCGAAACAATTGA
- the LOC142532548 gene encoding phospholipid-transporting ATPase 3-like isoform X2, which translates to MGLRRRTVSRRLVRFDLVRFSRRHQAIEWFSATIVMQISSLNSREILCQLRSMMSLHFYQRDFLSRRVANLYFLMISILSCTPVSPVSPITNVLPLTLVLLVSLIKEAWEDWKRFQNDMAINNSSIEVLQDQKWISIPWKKLQVGDIVKVKQDGYFPADLLFLASTNPDGVCYIETANLDGETNLKIRKASEKTWDYVTPEKVAEFKGEVQCEQPNNSLYTFTGNLILDKQTLPLSPNQLLLRGCNLRNTEYIVGTVIFTGHETKVMMNSMKIPSKRSTLEKKLDKLILTLFSVLFCMCLLGAIGSGVFIDQKYYYLRFDSSEKQFDPGNKFVVAVLTFFTLITLYSPIIPISLYVSVEMIKFIQSTQFINNDLHMYHAESNTPALARTSNLNEELGQVEYIFSDKTGTLTRNLMEFFKCSIAGEVYGSGVSEIELGTAQRTGVKVEVERPSNSAREKGFNFDDTRLMRGAWKNEPNPEYCKEFFRCLAICHTVLPEGDESPEKIRYQAASPDEAALVTAAKNFGFFFFKRSPTTIYVRESHIDKMGKVQDVPYEILNVLEFNSTRKRQSVICRFSDGRLVLYCKGADTVIYERLAIGDNDLKRTTREHLEQFGAAGLRTLCLAYRDLNSGVYESWNEKYIQAKSALRDREKKLDEVAEQIEKELVLIGCTAIEDKLQEGVPACIETLSRAGIKIWVLTGDKLETAINIAYACKLMNNSMRQFIISSETDAIREIEDMGDQVELARVIKETVKNDLRKYHEEAQQYLHSAPGSKLALVIDGKCLMYALDPSLRVMLLNLSLNCSAVVCCRVSPLQKAQVTSLVKKGAKKITLSIGDGANDVSMIQAAHVGVGISGQEGMQAVMASDFAIAQFRFLTELLLVHGRWSYLRICKVVTYFFYKNLMFTFTQFWFTFRTGFSGQRFYDDWFQSLYNVIFTALPVIILGLFDKDVNCSLSKKYPELYKEGIRNTFFKWRVVATWAFFAIYQSLVFYYFVVASSNRAMNSAGKMFGLWDVSTMAFTCVVVTVNLRLLMMCNTITKWHHISVGGSILAWFIFVFIYSGVVLPKAQENIYFVIYVLMSTIYFYLTLILVPMSALFCDFVYMGAQRWFFPYDYQIVQEIHRNESDGSRIGLLEIGNDNLTQDEARSYALMQLPGQKSKHTGFAFDSPGYESFFASQAGVFVPQKAWDVARRASMKSRPKVTRNN; encoded by the exons ATGGGTCTCCGACGGCGAACGGTGTCTCGTCGTCTCGTACGGTTCGACTTGGTAAGGTTCAGCCGCAGGCACCAGGCCATAGAATGGTTTTCTGCAACGATCGTGATGCAAATATCCTCGCTCAATTCAAG GGAAATTCTGTGTCAACTACGAAGTATGATGTCTTTACATTTTTACCAAAGGGACTTTTTGAGCAG ACGGGTGGCTAATCTCTACTTTCTCATGATTTCAATATTGTCATGCACTCCAGTCAG TCCTGTGAGTCCTATAACAAATGTGCTTCCACTCACCCTGGTGCTTCTTGTATCTCTCATCAAAGAAGCATGGGAGGACTGG AAACGTTTCCAAAATGATATGGCAATCAATAATTCCAGCATAGAAGTGTTGCAAGATCAGAAATGGATATCCATCCCTTGGAAGAAGCTGCAGGTTGGAGACATAGTCAAG GTGAAACAAGATGGATACTTCCCAGCTGATCTATTGTTCCTTGCTAGCACAAACCCTGATGGTGTCTGCTACATTGAG ACTGCAAATCTCGATGGGGAAACTAACTTGAAGATAAGGAAAGCATCAGAAAAGACTTGGGACTATGTGACACCGGAGAAAGTGGCTGAATTTAAAG GTGAGGTACAATGTGAGCAACCAAACAATTCGTTGTACACCTTTACTGGCAACTTGATCCTTGACAAACAAACCTTGCCGCTCAGTCCAAATCAACTTCTGTTACGG GGCTGTAACTTGAGGAACACTGAGTACATTGTTGGTACAGTTATTTTCACAGGGCACGAGACTAAG GTTATGATGAACTCCATGAAAATTCCTTCCAAACGAAGCACACTAGAGAAGAAACTTGACAAGCTTATACTTACTCTGTTTAGTGTTCTCTTCTGCATGTGTCTTTTGGGTGCTATAGGCAG TGGTGTGTTCATAGATCAGAAGTACTACTATTTGCGGTTTGACAGCTCAGAAAAACAGTTTGATCCTGGCAATAAATTTGTG GTTGCTGTCTTGACTTTTTTTACCCTCATAACTCTCTATTCACCAATCATTCCCATCTCTCTATATGTTTCTGTGGAG ATGATTAAATTTATTCAGTCCACTCAATTTATTAACAATGACTTACACATGTACCACGCTGAAAGCAATACCCCTGCTTTGGCACGGACATCCAATTTGAATGAAGAACTTGGGCAG GTGGAGTATATATTCTCTGACAAAACCGGAACCCTGACAAGAAACTTAATGGAGTTTTTTAAATGTTCAATTGCTGGAGAGGTATATGGTTCTGGTGTCAGCGAAATTGAGTTGGGAACAGCTCAAAGGACTGGAGTAAAAGTTGAG GTTGAGAGACCTTCAAATTCAGCACGCGAAAAGGGATTCAACTTTGATGATACCCGACTTATGCGTGGTGCTTGGAAGAATGAACCTAATCCAGAGTATTGCAAA GAATTTTTCAGGTGCCTTGCAATATGTCATACTGTGCTTCCTGAAGGTGATGAATCTCCTGAAAAGATTCGATATCAGGCCGCATCTCCTGATGAGGCTGCTTTGGTTACGGCAGCGAAGAACTTTGGCTTCTTTTTCttcaa GCGTTCTCCAACAACAATTTATGTTCGTGAGTCACATATTGATAAGATGGGAAAGGTTCAGGATGTTCCATATGAAATTTTGAATGTCCTTGAGTTCAACAG TACAAGGAAGCGCCAGTCTGTCATATGCCGCTTTTCAGATGGTAGACTTGTACTCTACTGCAAG GGTGCAGATACTGTAATATATGAAAGATTGGCCATTGGTGACAATGATTTGAAGAGAACAACCAGAGAGCACTTGGAGCAATTTGGAGCTGCTGGATTGCGTACACTCTGCCTGGCTTATAGAGATTTGAATTCTGGCGTGTATGAAAGTTGGAATGAGAAATACATTCAGGCAAAATCAGCTCTCCGAGATAGAGAGAAGAAATTGGACGAG GTTGCTGAACAAATAGAGAAGGAGCTTGTTTTGATTGGATGTACAGCAATTGAAGACAAGCTTCAAGAGGGAGTACCAGCTTGCATAGAGACGCTCTCACGAGCTGGAATTAAAATATGGGTGCTAACAGGAGACAAGTTGGAAACAGCAATAAATATTGCTTACG CATGCAAGTTAATGAATAATAGCATGAGGCAATTTATAATCAGTTCAGAAACTGATGCTATCAGAGAGATTGAGGACATG GGTGATCAAGTTGAACTTGCTCGTGTTATTAAAGAGACAGTGAAAAATGACCTAAGAAAATATCATGAAGAAGCTCAACAGTATCTTCATTCTGCACCTGGATCAAAATTGGCACTTGTGATTGATGGAAAGTGTTTGATGTATGCACTGGACCCTAGTTTACGAGTAATGCTCCTTAATTTGAGCTTAAATTGCAGTGCTGTAGTTTGCTGCCGAGTTTCTCCACTCCAGAAGGCACAG GTGACAAGTTTAGTTAAGAAGGGTGCAAAGAAGATTACCCTTAGTATTGGTGATGGTGCTAACGATGTTAGCATGATTCAAGCAGCTCATGTTGGTGTTGGAATAAGTGGGCAGGAGGGGATGCAAGCCGTGATGGCAAGTGATTTTGCCATTGCACAGTTTCGCTTCCTCACCGAATTACTCCTTGTGCATGGGCGGTGGTCATATCTCAGAATATGCAAG GTTGTGACTTACTTCTTCTACAAGAACCTGATGTTTACTTTCACTCAATTTTGGTTCACTTTCCGGACTGGATTTTCTGGCCAGAGGTTTTATGATGATTGGTTTCAATCTTTGTACAATGTAATATTCACTGCCCTACCTGTGATCATTCTTGGACTTTTCGATAAG GATGTTAATTGTTCTCTATCCAAGAAATATCCTGAGTTATACAAGGAAGGAATAAGGAATACTTTCTTCAAATGGAGGGTTGTGGCAACATGGGCCTTTTTCGCAATCTATCAATCATTAGTTTTCTATTACTTTGTCGTTGCTTCAAGTAATCGTGCTATGAATTCAGCTGGCAAGATGTTTGGCTTGTGGGACGTCAGCACAATGGCATTTACTTGTGTTGTCGTGACTGTCAACTTGCGCCTCCTCATGATGTGTAACACAATTACTAAATGGCACCACATCAGTGTTGGAGGAAGCATATTAGCGTGGTTCATTTTTGTCTTCATTTACTCGGGCGTTGTCTTACCTAAAGCACAA GAGAATATCTATTTCGTGATTTATGTCCTAATGAGTACCATTTATTTCTACCTCACTCTGATTCTCGTCCCTATGTCCGCACTATTTTGCGACTTCGTATACATGGG GGCTCAAAGATGGTTCTTTCCCTACGATTATCAAATCGTCCAAGAAATTCACAGGAATGAATCTGATGGTAGCAGGATAGGATTACTCGAGATAGGAAACGACAATCTTACTCAAGATGAGGCGCGTAGCTATGCTCTGATGCAGCTCCCGGGTCAGAAGTCGAAGCACACTGGCTTTGCTTTCGATTCGCCAGGTTATGAGTCTTTTTTCGCATCACAGGCAGGAGTTTTTGTGCCACAGAAGGCATGGGATGTGGCTCGGAGAGCCAGCATGAAGTCGCGACCTAAGGTAACGCGAAACAATTGA